The following are encoded in a window of Ferrimicrobium acidiphilum DSM 19497 genomic DNA:
- a CDS encoding cytochrome c oxidase assembly protein, whose product MLGAVTGEVVLRFTPPYGGLIVLALGGLFYYRFIPTVARHLDSSPVHVRLRDAVTRRQHTLFITGLIILALMESWPSLELARYVSSLAYLTHTMIIELVAVPLLLLGVPTWLLHKLTETPFIDALLQLLTSPILTTILYCGVFVLSILATIVQAQATSMVVYVYLQVAFVVVGALMWIPALRLNPGTKKLSTGARVLYLFTQSLLPSFPAIVLIFAHHSFYPIFATNMHLIFGVSEVADQQLAGGISKLIDFGILWTVAVAIMVRAQKQEDLGADPEPITWLDVEREFKRTHKNTGA is encoded by the coding sequence GTGCTGGGCGCTGTAACGGGCGAAGTAGTGCTTCGCTTCACCCCTCCGTACGGAGGACTGATTGTCCTGGCACTCGGAGGACTATTCTACTACCGGTTTATACCCACGGTGGCTCGTCATCTAGACAGCTCGCCCGTGCACGTCCGGTTGCGAGATGCGGTAACCCGGCGCCAGCATACTTTATTCATTACCGGTCTGATCATCCTTGCATTGATGGAGAGTTGGCCCTCGCTCGAACTTGCTCGCTACGTCTCAAGCCTTGCTTATCTCACTCACACGATGATCATCGAGCTTGTCGCAGTTCCTTTGCTCCTCCTTGGAGTCCCCACTTGGCTTCTCCACAAACTGACCGAAACACCGTTCATCGACGCACTACTTCAACTTCTCACCTCACCAATTCTCACGACCATACTCTACTGCGGCGTATTTGTACTCTCGATATTGGCTACCATAGTCCAAGCTCAAGCCACCTCGATGGTGGTCTATGTCTACCTACAGGTAGCCTTCGTCGTTGTCGGTGCGCTCATGTGGATTCCAGCGCTGAGACTCAACCCAGGGACCAAGAAACTATCGACGGGTGCACGAGTGCTGTATCTTTTCACCCAAAGCCTCCTGCCGTCATTCCCAGCTATCGTACTGATATTTGCTCATCACTCGTTCTATCCAATCTTTGCCACGAACATGCACCTCATATTTGGAGTATCGGAGGTCGCTGACCAGCAATTAGCTGGAGGAATCTCTAAGCTCATCGACTTCGGGATTCTCTGGACCGTCGCTGTCGCTATAATGGTCAGGGCGCAAAAACAAGAGGACCTGGGTGCAGACCCGGAGCCAATTACTTGGCTCGATGTCGAGCGCGAGTTCAAAAGAACTCATAAAAACACCGGCGCCTAG